From the Cryptomeria japonica chromosome 2, Sugi_1.0, whole genome shotgun sequence genome, one window contains:
- the LOC131029040 gene encoding pentatricopeptide repeat-containing protein At3g26782, mitochondrial: MGKDVTLHNLPSKHNLRLDSCTNLHLVQLWIAKNVHSKRKQIHSFITRRGFAFATSTFIQNTLINMYVNCGSLMAARKVFDDMRGEERDSFSWNVMIAAYRRDGDPQEALTLFHHMQLTPVSPDQITFATILPACAKIRALELGIHIHQSIVQRGFLSDVVVANALLDMYSKCGNISKARELFDKMPQRDVISWNVMIAGYAQNNVLDEASRLFREMPRPDVVSWNAMLAGYAQNGFFENAFAIFRQMQSTGFKPNSTTFASILSACAKVGALEQGMDVHQSIIESGLLSDVLVVNALIDMYAKCGDICKARELFDKMPQRDVVSMTAIITGFTHNGFVEEALETFKQIHLTGVKPNSTTFASILSACAKMGALEQGMSIHQRLIESVSLSDIVVTNALVDMYAKCGSIRKACELFGRISQRDVVSWNVMTAGYAQNGFVEKALESFKQMQMSEIKANSTTFAGILTACAKMGALEQGMDIHQSIIESGFMCDAVVVNALVDMYSKCESIPKARKLFDKMSQRDLASWNAMIMGYTQNGLVEKALETFKQMQLDGIMPNSATFATILPACAKVGALEQGMDIHQCIIECGLLSDVVVASALVDMYAKCGSIHMARKLFDKMAHQDVVSWTSMIAGYAQNGFCQDALILFDSMKCSGCYPNHVSFTCVLFACSHAGLVDEGCRYFNDMSESYCIMPGIDHYVCMVDLVGRAGYLEETLNFIIKMPIKPPGVVWMSLLGACRSHKKIGLGLFTTNILVELDPKNAATYVHLSNIYADVGRWGEVHKVRRLMEHTGTKKTPGCSWIEVHKVVHAFCVGDRSHPQTQEIYAKLEKLSREMKAAGYFPDSSRALNDVEEEEKELFICHHSEKLAIAFGLLFAAPGTTIRVFKNLRVCADCHTATKFISKIVARQIVVRDVSRFHHFKQGKCSCGDYW; this comes from the coding sequence ATGGGTAAAGACGTAACGCTGCATAATCTGCCTTCAAAACACAATCTTCGTCTCGATTCTTGCACAAATCTTCATTTAGTGCAGCTCTGGATTGCTAAGAATGTGCATTCAAAACGTAAACAAATCCATTCATTCATTACTCGCAGGGGATTTGCATTCGCCACAAGCACTTTTATCCAAAATACGCTTATCAACATGTATGTCAATTGTGGTAGTTTGATGGCAGCTCGCAAAGTTTTCGACGACATGAGAGGAGAAGAACGAGACAGCTTCTCATGGAATGTGATGATTGCAGCGTACCGAAGAGATGGAGATCCTCAGGAAGCATTGACATTGTTTCACCATATGCAATTAACACCTGTTTCACCCGATCAGATCACCTTTGCCACCAttctcccagcctgtgccaaaataaGAGCTTTGGAATTGGGTATTCACATCCATCAAAGCATCGTCCAAAGGGGATTTCTTTCTGATGTTGTGGTGGCCAACGCTCTGCTAGACATGTACTCAAAATGTGGGAACATATCTAAAGctcgtgaactgtttgacaaaatgcctcaacgaGATGTTATTTCGTGGAATGTGATGATTGCAGGGTATGCACAAAATAATGTTCTTGATGAGGCTTCAAGGCTTTTCAGAGAAATGCCTCGACCAGATGTCGTCTCGTGGAATGCCATGCTTGCGgggtatgcacaaaatggattttttgaaaATGCCTTTGCCATATTTAGGCAAATGCAATCGACAGGTTTCAAGCCAAACTCCACAACCTTTGCGAGCATCCTCTCAGCCTGTGCGAaagtgggagctttggaacagggtatggacgtTCATCAAAGTATAATCGAAAGTGGATTGTTGTCAGATGTCTTAGTGGTgaatgctctgatagacatgtatgcaaaatgtggagatATATGCaaagcacgtgaactgtttgacaaaatgcctcaacgaGATGTGGTCTCAATGACTGCAATAATTACTGGATTTACGCATAATGGGTTTGTTGAAGAGGCCTTGGAAACTTTTAAGCAAATTCACTTGACAGGAGTAAAGCCaaactctacaacctttgccagcattctctcagcctgtgcaaaaatgggagctttggaacagggtatgagTATCCATCAAAGACTAATTGAAAGCGTATCTTTGTCTGATATTGTAGTCACAAATgcactggtagacatgtatgcaaaatgtggaagcatacgcaaggcatgtgaactgtttggcAGAATTTCTCAAAGAGATGTGGTCTCATGGAACGTGATGACTGCAGGTTATGCACAAAATGGGTTTGTTGAGAAAGCTTTAGAGAGTTTTAAGCAAATGCAAATGTCAGAAATAAAGGCAAACTCTACAACCTTTGCTGGCATTCTcacagcctgtgccaaaatgggagctttggaacagggtatggacatccatcaaagcataattgaaaGCGGTTTTATGTGTGATGCTGTAGTTGTTAATGCACTGGTAGACATGTATTCAAAATGTGAAAGCATACCAAAGGCACGCAAACTGTTCGACAAGATGTCTCAACGAGATCTGGCCTCATGGAATGCGATGATTATGGGATATACACAAAATGGGCTTGTTGAAAAGGCCTTggaaacttttaagcaaatgcaattagaTGGTATAATGCCAAATTCCGCAACCTTTGCCACCATTCTCCCAGCGTGTGCCAaagtgggagctttggaacagggtatggatatccatcaatgtataatagagtgtggattgttgtcagatgttgtagttgcaagtgccttggtagacatgtatgcaaaatgtggaagcatacacaTGGCacgcaaactgtttgacaaaatggctCACCAAGATGTGGTTTCGTGGActtcaatgattgcaggatatgcacaaaatggttttTGCCAGGATGCTCTCATACTCTTTGATTCAATGAAGTGTTCTGGATGCTATCCTAACCATGTAAGCTTCACTTGTGTTTTATTTGCATGCAGCCATGCAGGTTTAGTGGATGAGGGCTGTAGATATTTCAATGATATGAGTGAATCTTACTGCATTATGCCTGGAATTGATCATTACGTGTGCATGGTTGATCTTGTTGGCCGTGCTGGCTATCTTGAGGAAACCCTAAACtttatcatcaaaatgccaattaaACCTCCCGGTGTTGTGTGGATGTCTTTGCTTGGTGCCTGTAGATCACATAAGAAAATAGGTTTAGGACTATTTACAACAAATATCCTTGTTGAGTTAGATCCTAAAAATGCAGCGACTTATGTTCATCTGTCAAACATCTATGCAGATGTGGGTAGGTGGGGTGAGGTTCATAAAGTTAGGAGATTGATGGAACACACGGGAACTAAAAAGACACCTGGGTGTAGTTGGATAGAAGTCCATAAAGTGGTGCATGCCTTTTGTGTAGGAGACAGGTCACACCCACAGACACAAGAGATCTATGCAAAATTGGAGAAATTGTCTCGGGAGATGAAGGCAGCGGGATATTTTCCAGATTCAAGTCGTGCACTGAATGAtgtagaagaggaggaaaaagaactATTTATCTGCCACCACAGCGAGAAGTTGGCAATTGCATTTGGATTATTATTCGCTGCTCCTGGAACAACTATAAGAGTCTTTAAGAACCTTCGAGTATGTGCTGACTGCCACACCGCAACCAAGTTTATTTCCAAGATTGTTGCAAGACAAATTGTTGTGAGAGATGTAAGCCGATTCCatcatttcaaacaaggaaaaTGCTCTTGTGGAGATTATTGGTGA